In Coraliomargarita sinensis, the genomic stretch GGAGCGCATCCCGGTGCTCGGGAAGCAAACTGAGGTCATCTTCGTGGAAGGGAACAGCGCGGACGATACATGGGAGGTGATCCAGCGCGAAGCCGAAGCGTACAACGGGCCACATAAGATTAAATACCTGCAACAACCGGGCAAAGGGAAGTGGGACGCGGTGCATGCCGGATTCGAGGTGGCTGAGGGCGATGTGCTCGTGATCCAGGACGGAGATTTGACGGCACCCCCGGAAGACCTGCCGAAATTTTTCGAGGCAATCAAGGAAGGGCATTGTGAATTTGCCAATGGTTGCCGGTTGGTCTACCCCATGGAGTCCGAGGCCATGCGCTTTCTCAATCTGCTGGGAAACAAATTCTTTGCCATGTCCCTGAGCTTCGTGCTGGGGCAGAATCTCAAGGATAGTTTATGCGGCACGAAGATGATGCTCCGCTCGGATTACGAAAGGCTGCTGGCGCGAATCGAAGTGTTGGGTGATTTTGATCCGTTCGGTGATTTTAATCTGCTTTTTGGCAGCTCGATGCTGGATTTACGTATCCGCGATGTGCTGGTGCGTTATCGTGACCGTCAGTATGGTGATACCAATATTTCGCGCTTCCGGCACGGCTTTATTCTTCTTCAAATGACGTGGTTTGGTATGCGCAAAGTCAAATTTTTCTCTGTCACGAAGGGGAAGTAATGTCGTTTCCAAGAAGGATGGTGGACCCTCGCTGAGGCTTTGATCATTAGGCTTTGCTTTTAGGGCGAAATCTGATTGATTCTTATACCATGTCTACCTCGGGCTCAGTGACCGAATCAATCTTCCCGGCACAGGACGCGCCTGTGACGGATCGTGATTTGGACTGGGCGGTGGTCCAAAAGGTGCAGGCCGGGAATGTCGGTGCTTTTGATCAGCTCGTACAAAAGTATCGGGAGCAAATTTTTTCGGTCATCTACAACATGACCAGCAATCGAGAGGATGCTTCGGATCTGACTCAGGAAACATTTATCAAGGCCTTTCAGGCGATTGGCCGGTTTCGGGGGAAGTCGTCGTTCTTTACCTGGATCTACCGTATTGGGGTCAACACCACGATGACCTTCCTCAAAAAGCGTAACCGACGTCGCTACATTAGCTACGAGAATATCAATGAGGAGGCTTCCAGCTCGGAAATCGTGGAACGCCTGACGGCCTCAAACCGTTCCGAAAAAGGAGCTCTGGTCAGCGAATTACAGGAAAAATTGAACGACGCCTTGCAAAAATTGTCTCCTAAACATCGCACTGTTGTTGTTTTACATGAAATTGAGGGGCTGGAACATGCCGAGATTGCTGAAATTACCCAGACATCTCCTGGCACGGTGCGCTCCCGCCTTCATTACGCCAAACAGCAATTACAATCCTACCTACAAGACTACCTTACGTAGATAACCTTTTACGACTTCCCCGGATAACCCAATACTACATGGCAAATTCTACCAAAGACAGCGGTAACAAAGTCAGCTTGGAAGAGCTGCTTCGCTTTAAAAAAGCAGAGCAGCCCGACCAGGAATTCTGGAAAGAATTCGACAGTGAGTTGCATCAGCGGATGATGCAGACCTTGGTGAAGAAGGACCCTTGGCCCGTACAGCTCTTGCGCGGAATCTCCGGCAAGTTTGCGCAAACCACGGCAATCGGGGCCGCGGCGGCAATTCTTGCGCTGATGGCCATCCGCCCCGCATTTGTCGCATCCGGCGAGCAGGGCGAAGCGACGATGGCGACTGCCAGCATCGAGCAGTCCGTGGCGCCGGAAGCTTCGGAAGATGATCTCAACACGGAACTTATGGCCGAGGCCGACTACAAAATCGAAGTGCTCTCCGCTGCATCTGCCCACGACTCGGATGTGGTTACTCAGGACTTCGGCCTGGATCGCATCGAGGTGGCCAGTTACGAAAGCGATGCGTATTCCGCAGACATGTCGCTTTCCGGCTTTACCTCGACAGGCGTCGCGAGCCTCGTGTATTAAGCATTACAAATGCTATCACGCTTTGCTTGGATCGTCACGCTAGGTTGCTTCGCTGCGCAATTTCTCAGCGCAGAGCTTCCCAACGCTTTGGCTCTGCAACAACGCCTGATCGAGGTGTTTGAGCAGAACAAAGGTGCGATTGTCAGAGTTAAAGCGGCCTATGCTCAGCCCGAGGTGGTCGATGGTAAGGCCAAGATCATGCTGCGCGTCGGCACGGGCTTTTTTATCAGTAAGGAGGGGCATGTGCTGGTCAGTGCCAGTCGTGCTGCCGGAGCCAACCGGGTATGGGTCGAATACGAAGGCAAGTCTTATGCCACCGAACCGATCGGGCATGACCGACTCACCAATATTTCCGTACTGCGGGTCCTGACTCCCCCGGAAGAATTTTCTATTATCAATCTGGATACGAGTGTGGGTCACCCCAAGCTCGGAGCGATTGCGGTTGCGATTGCCTGTCCTCTGGACTTCAGCCCCTCTCCCTCAATGGGGATCTTCACAGGAATTGATAAAAAACTGGCCCGTCAAATATTCCCGACCGAGTATATTCGCACGACAATCCCGGTCGATGCAGGGCAAGGCGGGTGCCCCATTTTGGATATCAACGGACGGTTTATCGGCATGTCGGTTGCTTCGATTCCTGACGTAGGTGGGTCCTACTGCCTGCCCGTAGATGCGCTGGTGCGTGTGCGCGACGATCTGATTTTCTCAGGTAAGATCATTCACAGCTGGTTGGGCTTTGAAGTGAAAGCGGAGCTGAATGATTTGGATTCCAATGAGGTTATTCTTTCCAAGGTACACCCGGATGCACCAGCGGCCAAAGCGGGTTTACGGGAGGGAGATCGACTGCTCGCCATCGGTGGACGTGAGATTCAGGAAGTGACCGATGTGCGTGGGGCAATTTTCTTCACTCGGGCGAATCAATATACCTCGATCAAATTTGAGCGGGATAAACAGATTCAGGAAGTTTCGGTTAAGACATTGCCCCGACCGGAAGATGTCCCGGAAATAGCCCCGTCTGAAGAGAGCGAGAAGCCAAACGACCCAGGCGAGACTGATCTAGAGGCAGAAAGTCAGACCGG encodes the following:
- a CDS encoding S1C family serine protease → MLSRFAWIVTLGCFAAQFLSAELPNALALQQRLIEVFEQNKGAIVRVKAAYAQPEVVDGKAKIMLRVGTGFFISKEGHVLVSASRAAGANRVWVEYEGKSYATEPIGHDRLTNISVLRVLTPPEEFSIINLDTSVGHPKLGAIAVAIACPLDFSPSPSMGIFTGIDKKLARQIFPTEYIRTTIPVDAGQGGCPILDINGRFIGMSVASIPDVGGSYCLPVDALVRVRDDLIFSGKIIHSWLGFEVKAELNDLDSNEVILSKVHPDAPAAKAGLREGDRLLAIGGREIQEVTDVRGAIFFTRANQYTSIKFERDKQIQEVSVKTLPRPEDVPEIAPSEESEKPNDPGETDLEAESQTGEGATTPEQAVAQ
- a CDS encoding sigma-70 family RNA polymerase sigma factor encodes the protein MSTSGSVTESIFPAQDAPVTDRDLDWAVVQKVQAGNVGAFDQLVQKYREQIFSVIYNMTSNREDASDLTQETFIKAFQAIGRFRGKSSFFTWIYRIGVNTTMTFLKKRNRRRYISYENINEEASSSEIVERLTASNRSEKGALVSELQEKLNDALQKLSPKHRTVVVLHEIEGLEHAEIAEITQTSPGTVRSRLHYAKQQLQSYLQDYLT